From Micromonospora sp. NBC_01699, a single genomic window includes:
- a CDS encoding substrate-binding domain-containing protein, with amino-acid sequence MTQKVTIATVARRAGVSRQTVSNVIHSPEIVREETRERVREAISTLGYRASQAARQMRTGRSQLIAVRIEPTRDGINGSVLDRFLHGLTEAAGEAGYRVMLYTAEDPATEIATYDDLLGAYDLDAFVLTGTDHGDIRTAWLAERKVPFVTFGRSWDAPERYPWVDVDGAAGTAAATTHLVTLGHQRIAFIGWPAGSGVGDNRRAGWASTVRATGADPTELDRETADGITQGEAMAHQLLDLSEPPTAVVCASDSLALGAVQAVRARGASVAVTGFDDTPVAQAIGLTSVSQPLAQAAASCVDLLAGVLDGGGSPDDATGPAQVLLTPSLVIRHSG; translated from the coding sequence ATGACACAGAAAGTGACCATCGCGACAGTGGCCCGGCGCGCCGGAGTGAGTCGCCAGACCGTCTCGAACGTGATCCACAGCCCGGAGATCGTTCGCGAGGAGACCCGGGAACGGGTCCGGGAGGCCATCTCCACCCTCGGCTACCGGGCCAGTCAGGCGGCCCGGCAGATGCGTACCGGGCGCTCGCAGTTGATCGCGGTGCGGATCGAACCGACCCGCGACGGGATCAACGGCTCGGTGCTCGACCGCTTCCTGCACGGGCTGACCGAGGCGGCCGGCGAGGCCGGCTACCGGGTGATGCTCTACACCGCCGAGGACCCGGCCACCGAGATCGCCACCTACGACGACCTGCTCGGCGCGTACGACCTGGACGCGTTCGTGCTCACCGGCACCGACCACGGCGACATCCGGACCGCCTGGCTGGCCGAGCGGAAGGTGCCCTTCGTCACCTTCGGCCGATCCTGGGACGCGCCCGAGCGCTACCCGTGGGTCGACGTGGACGGGGCCGCCGGCACCGCCGCAGCCACCACTCACCTGGTCACTCTCGGTCACCAGCGGATAGCCTTCATTGGCTGGCCGGCTGGTTCCGGGGTGGGCGACAACCGCCGTGCCGGCTGGGCGTCGACCGTACGGGCGACCGGCGCCGACCCGACCGAACTCGACCGGGAAACCGCAGACGGCATCACACAGGGTGAGGCGATGGCGCACCAACTGCTCGACCTTTCGGAACCGCCGACCGCGGTGGTCTGCGCCAGTGACTCGCTGGCGCTCGGCGCGGTGCAGGCGGTCCGGGCCCGTGGCGCGTCCGTCGCGGTCACCGGCTTCGACGACACCCCGGTCGCCCAGGCGATCGGGCTGACCAGCGTGAGCCAGCCGCTGGCCCAGGCGGCGGCGAGCTGCGTGGACCTGCTGGCCGGCGTACTCGACGGCGGCGGTAGCCCGGACGACGCCACCGGCCCGGCCCAGGTGCTGCTGACGCCGTCGCTGGTCATCCGGCACTCCGGCTGA